DNA sequence from the Bombus vancouverensis nearcticus chromosome 8, iyBomVanc1_principal, whole genome shotgun sequence genome:
CCGCTGCAGCTTTGGAGGAATGGAGTttaaatactttagacaagtatttagcaaacaggttggctttatctatagggctacgcgctcatccaccttgcggacagCGAATTGGTGAGATTATTTGCGGGGGacgcgtgagtttcctggaagccttccatagtgagtagttggagtcagctgtgggagacagattggcgagatatttttggaaacagtcatttttatagtttttaatgATTTTGGTTAAATTCCTAGTTGCGTTATTTAGCTTGCGTTTGTCGTCAGGTGTTCTATGACTCTGCCATACTATTCTAAGTCTACGTTCTTCTGCGATTTTTTCTAATATGTGATGGGAGTATTCATGTTTATTGATAGAACTCTTAGTAGGTATGGAAGAGCGGATAGCGTTCATTATGCtggtgtttaagtattccgtgacTGTTTCAATATCTTCATTTGTTTTTTGGGAAATTAAGGCTGATGTTGAATGATTAAAGAcatctctaaagagctgccagttgttGAGTTGGTTATGAATAAAGCCATTAGGTGGATTTTCGATAATTGTTGTGCTAATTGTTGCAATAACGGGGGAATGACTTGAAGAGAGTTccgccgaggagttgatttggacatattttggcgaaatatttttagttataaagAAGACAAGTAAATCAGGTTAGTGTCGGTGGACCAGTATATGGGTtcatatgtggtgaggtagttgagtcTGTTGGTGTTTATGCTATTCAAGAGATTTTTGCTCTTACTGTGATAAGTCTACTGTCCCATTGGGTATGTTTGGTTTTACAggctcctccagctatgaatctattgcccagagcatcaaggaagttatcaaaggTTGTtatcttctttggcgatggagtgtctggaaaggcagtatactgctgaagtggtgattgtatcatggcagtcttctattgctacgtttgtttcttggaggtagtctttctggaatgatggaagttcgtagtgcttaatgctGGATTTGATAATGATTCCGGTGCCGCCGTGGGCCTTTCCACTGATATGTTGGGTATAGTAGAAGTTATAACCATGTATTTTCtgatagtttttgtcggtgaagtgggtttcagatacgagcattacgtcgatttgctgttgttttaggaagagttctagttcgtaTTTGTGTTGAGCTAGACCGCTGGCATTCCAAAGAGCCATGCgtattggttttattttgcgtcggggcctattaatttatccatgatgagtgttaataataatagtaagttATTAATTTGTTCTGATTGTTTCCCAtgtgcttttcctgagggatgcttggtatcatatatggtgtagtacggtatttttatatagctttttatagtgaagtgtttttctgaaacgagtagtatatcgatattattgctatacaggaatgttttagtttctagggccctttgttgtaggccgttagagttccaggctgctattttaagcatgtctatttttattttttgctcaacATGTTTGTAAGTAGTTGTAGCATGACTGTGATTTGTTCCGTTTGCTGTCCGAGGACtgcgttttgttcgcttatcatttttgtaagTATTTTGGTGTTTTTGATGGATTGTTTTAGtagttctttgatttctgtagcgtcttcggtgttgttgctttgattctgatTGTTTATGGGCGTTtcttgtctaatgttttgggttacttgcgcgtagcttcggtttccttggggatctGTGTTTCTGTTTAtagcttttatttcattttgtgctttcaatgttgcttcGTTATCCGTTGTACTTTGTTGTAGTTGGTAGTTATCGACTGATCTATTGCGAAGTGGTGGAAACAGTTTACGTTGTAGTTGTTTCCTGATTTCACTTCCTTTATatctggctgggtggtttccattacagttgtaacatttaaCTTCTTCTACTTTCCCTATGTAGAGACAGTGTGTTAGATGGTTTTTAGCACATTTAACACATGCCGGGCTTctgttacaataatttttagtatgtccgtattgttgacacagtatgcattgtggtatatctTTTTTGTGGCGTGGTGTTGGTTCCTTGTTGTTGGTGCTAGGTTCCAGCTCTATTATGAATTAAGGTagttgttacgccgcgcgactctctgcctggcccaggtcacacaccgcgggccagacggacaccagaggtccgctcttccgtacggcgtaccctcaatagccttaagcaccgtccataaatcatagatttcttagaaaaggtcctttaaacaaaacaaacatctggtcccgaggagttgctaaacactattgtctaccacggcaggataagggaaagttgttttttttgtcacgcacgcggcaactttccccccattaatcactttctctcgagggcagttaagacccttcgtttaaccaattaaaaacgaagcctattccctcactctcctaaataacatcggctccaacaaatccgatggtcccgtgcgctggagggaccgatccttagccttccaccgagacagcatcgtctcccaagggcactgatttcacatccttcgaacggtcaacatccttcgagcgggtatacactcccgcagatcagtcactcactcatctcgtacatacgcaccagtgtaactatcctcgttataagttgtggaataaacggtgaaatataacttactatactgtgtcatattcattcaaccacctctgttatcttaaccgaaacaggggaacgactacttcgcggcgtcgattcaccgaatcgtagcgagaatttacgcctctcgctgacgcgttttcctcgcgaccgcgtctctccgcgatcggtcgtaacatttggtccttcgagccggattcagtgacaagtgaaaagtgtggacacgtaaccggtcgaatcattcgatcctcaaagccgcatcacgcgtcaagtgaaaagcgcataccagtgacacccactatcatacagtgccacgtgaatccaacataaccagcagcggaagcgttacccccccagcgaggtcagtaacgtcaaggatcgtcacccttgaagaggtattattcggtggttaaaacgcaaccacgcaaccacgcaacctcctgccgcaactggacaatcttcaacagaagtaagttataaccattccacTCTCAATTATCTAACAAATAATGGCCACCGGAAACGAGCTTACCGCCTTGCGTCGACGCCGGGGTTATTGCATCGGCCACTTTACACGCTTATCGAAAAAACTAGACGAAATTGAACAATCCGGCTGTCCGCGAGAGAACGagctaattcaaatcaaaaatcgTCTGGAAACATACGAGACGGAGCTCCGCGCCATCCAAAACGAGATTGTAAGCATAGATGAGGAAGAGATCGAGCGCGGCCTCGAGATAGCCGACGAGTACGAGAAATTAGAACTCCGAGTAATTACTCAACTGAGCAACCTACGACTAATTACGACGTCACAATCGACAAACGACGAATCAGCTGCCGGTCGCGAGTCTGCTTCGCTGAAACTGCCAGAGATTCGAATACCCACATTTGATGGTACGCTCGAGAATTGGCAGTCATTTTACGATTCCTTCTCGTCAACGATAGATCAAAACGAACAACTAACACCagtccaaaaattctatcaccTCCGATCAGCCTTGACTGGGAGGGCCGCGCGAAGTATACAATCGCTAGCCATCACCGAGTCAAACTATGCCATCGCTGTTGACGTACTCAAGGAAAAATTCGACTGCCACCGTCAAATCTGCATGCGCCACCTCGACTTGCTTTTGGACTATCCAAAAATAGTTAAAGAGACACCCGAAGCCATAGACGACTTTCTCGAGACGTTCAAGATAAACATCCAAGCGTTAGAGAACCTCGGTGACCCAATCACATCCGACACCGTTCTTCTCAAATTACTTACATCAAAGTTACCCCCAGCCATCATTCGCAAATGGCAACGCACCTTACCAGACAAGAAGTTACCGTCATACAAGCACCTAATAGACTTCTTGCAAACAAGGACAAACGGCGATCAAACGAACGCTCCAACACCAATGGGAAAAGGGGATACCTACCAACACACTCGTCACCGACAAAACGCACGACATGAACGAACACACATTACAGATTGGATGTGGATGTGTCCGACCTGCAAAGGATCTCACGAACTCAGATATTGCAAGGTTTTTAAGGCCAAATCGGCTACAAAACGCCTCGAAGTTGTAAAACGGGCATCGCTCTGTATAAATTGCTTAGGCAGAGGCCATTCACTCACTCAGTGCACATCCGGTTCATGTCACATGTGCGGGCAACGCCATCACACAAATTTACACCGAGCGCTCACTCAGGTCAGTCCACGAATTTCAAGCGATCGGGCCTCAAGCGATCGGTATTCAAGCGGtgggtcaacgagcggtcggtcaacgagcggtcggtcaacgagcggtcggtcaacgagcggtcggtcgtctgGAGATCGATCGTCGGGCGGTCGTTCGCCGCACAACCGATCCTCTAAGGGACGGTCTCCACCTGGGTCATCGCAACAGCACTTTACACATCGATCGAGACGCACAACCGAATTTTCGCGGAGATCTACCCAGTCGACTCCAAAAGACCGAGAATCTCATCCTCCACATGAATCTCGAGCATCGTGGAACAAAGGCACCGACCGAAGCTCATCGCCCAAACACCAatcgaagacgaggaagaattaaacaaaaaaacctGCGCATTCCTAGCCGCTATACGCCGATTCAGCTCTCGGCGAGGATACTGCGCGAAAATCATCACGGACAACGGCCTCAACTCCGTCAAGGCCAACAGAGGGCTGCTGAAAATTCGGACCCTACGAACCCAAGAGAAGGGGCACAAGTTTTCTCGACGACCAGCAGATAAAAGGAATTttcaacccttcaaattctccaTCCCGTATCACCCAATCCGAGTGATCTCCCTATCCTCATTCCCGGTCACTTCCCAATAGGTGACGCACTAACGAGTTTACGGGAGCGTGATTTCAGGCCAGCTTTACCATGCCGGCATCCAGTTGGCAGCGTATCCACCCGATCAAGCACCACTTCAGGAGCTGAGGGAATCATAAGGAACGCTACCGTGCACACGGCAAGTCACGGTCACGACATCCAACGGTCATTCTCCACCGAGGGTCAttactaagagaatgcgattcgagcgggtcatcggggggagtccagcctcccaggcaacctcaaaccgccgcaccgcgcttgatgaatcttcaccaaGCATCACCGACGTCCCCTTCGACGATCcctcctgggccgaggtgtttaacgacacttccagaagcaagattcacGTCACTTCCTggggtcgtgaatttcacctggaaatcgctcggcatcggcgaggaagacggcgatccagactacaaaggggacaacgtgccatccaggcaacgggctttcgaccgtatcttcgaagtcaccctggcaacaacggcctcatccagactaccacaagtcatacggcaacgagcatcttggaacgacgtgccacgcagcgcgtcctaccaacgagccaacccgatcacgcagaataaggacaatcagcaatcaacaaggagtcgggcggctgctccaattaactccacctttaatgaaattttgatcggtaccctctcaacggggggaggatgttacgccgcgcgactctctgcctggcccaggtcacacaccgcgggccagacggacaccagaggtccgctcttccgtacggcgtaccctcaatagccttaagcaccgtccataaatcatagatttcttagaaaaggtcctttaaacaaaacaaacatctggtcccgaggagttgctaaacactattgtctaccacggcaggataagggaaagttgttttttttgtcacgcacgcggcaactttccccccattaatcactttctctcgagggcagttaagacccttcgtttaaccaattaaaaacgaagcctattccctcactctcctaaataacatcggctccaacaaatccgatggtcccgtgcgctggagggaccgatccttagccttccaccgagacagcatcgtctcccaagggcactgatttcacatccttcgaacggtcaacatccttcgagcgggtatacactcccgcagatcagtcactcactcatctcgtacatacgcaccagtgtaactatcctcgttataagttgtggaataaacggtgaaatataacttactatactgtgtcatattcattcaaccacctctgttatcttaaccgaaacaggggaacgactacttcgcggcgtcgattcaccgaatcgtagcgagaatttacgcctctcgctgacgcgttttcctcgcgaccgcgtctctccgcgatcggtcgtaacagtaGTGGTTGCTTCGCgtcgtatcttgtcatattgttcattgctcttgtttggtggccaacattttgctaattcgtcacttagttttttgtgttagtttttggATGTAGTCCTCTTATGACTACTTTGTAactcctttccgttttgagctggtacgtgtggtatatagcatttttttcttttagttcttttatcactttcctataactttctggggtgtttgtttgtatttttacttgttctagttttgtttgttttattatgtaattttccttcccaactatatcgtttagtcgatttataagcgggtctattatctgggcctcgacaaatattggtggtggttttgtaatGTGCGTTGATTTAGTTATGTTTTTGGTTGCTGTGTCATCGTCTATTTCctccgtaagtgagctgaaggagtttcttagtggtaattcttgcagccatcgctgcttttctgtatctggatttcctgttatttttcgtttttcgttgtagctcgccaccttccagctttcatcctgttgaGTTGTTTCTTTATTggtttccatatcaacttcgtttgtaacTGAGCAGTCCTGTTCTTggtttattggttggcttggtttcGATAtgttttgttgttttatttatgtagtattgttcgtctttgttaattatttttatcggtgagATGTGTTTTTCCTTGTTAGGTTTGCTtatagtcttcttagtagaagacacgggtttccaccatttagctatgggcgtaGCCGTTCGTAACCTTCttttccccacttgccgcactttttcttAAGCACTGTTTTTCATGTCCGCTTAGCTcggctgctcgggcagaactgactaacgaaaaattgtcatcaacgaatCCGCTTATCTCGtgcccttagacacacccatcaccaGTTCTCCGCGGCATCATCGTCATAGAAGTTTGAGCTACTTTACGTTTTTTGACCCGTCAAAATTTAACTTGCGCTTTGTACACGCGATACATTCGTAGACTTGTCGTATTCGAAGTTTTTAGaaataaagtatatattttaatttgttatcTAAGCGTTGGCATCAATACAACCACCTCCAGTATCTTAACCGAAATAGGTTAggtcgatcatttcgtggcgtcgattatcgatcaaatcgtaacgggaatttacgactctcgttggtATGCTTCTTCGCGATCGCGTCTTTCCGCGAACGgtctttaatatatttttccaagAGAACGGTTAAATTGACATCCATGGTTCCTTTGAGACTTTTGATCCTTATGCTTGGAAAATACAAGGTCAGGGTGAATTCTGCAACATGCTTTTAAGAGACCTTTACCAATCCGAACATCTATGTAGATTCACCTGCCAAAACCATGAAAAATGATTTTTGAACACCCTGTACAAAAATTGAGcttagaataataaaaaataaatggaaacaataacatttaattagcattttttatcaaatttatcatCTTACATCTTCTTGTACTTCATACTTATATAAGAACAGAAAATTTTAAGCTCTctttgtaattataaaatgCAATGTAGGTTTCTAAATGAAATgtcatagaataaaaaatttaagtTAAGCAGAGTTATGCGTAACTTTTTTTTAAACGCATTTAGCATAAGAAAAATACTAAAAAGAATcagattttataatatttagcaattaatttaacaattaatttttacgtttaactaaaaattaaattaactatGTAAATTTATCTAAAAGAATATTGTACATGCATTGATTAGATTGTTTCtttgttaattaaattattgtatgtaattatatatttttaacattattattttatcaacaATACTGTCACATTTATCGGTTTACTAGTCATATTACGACTCACTTGTTTGTTTACACTTGTTCAAAACTTCTTTTTTTGAAATTATGCATACGTATTGTATAGTTGCATGAAATTAAATTACTGGTGTTGTCTTCTTATTTTAAAAATGGTcttttaattttcttgtttaaaaaattcttccTATTGAAAAATTCTGATGCTCtttctcaaattttttaaatctcgCACTGCTTGATCTGTCAGTGTTTCAATATCTACCTGTTTCAACAATGAATACttcattaatatatttcttatacACGAAAAA
Encoded proteins:
- the LOC143303078 gene encoding uncharacterized protein LOC143303078, which encodes MATGNELTALRRRRGYCIGHFTRLSKKLDEIEQSGCPRENELIQIKNRLETYETELRAIQNEIVSIDEEEIERGLEIADEYEKLELRVITQLSNLRLITTSQSTNDESAAGRESASLKLPEIRIPTFDGTLENWQSFYDSFSSTIDQNEQLTPVQKFYHLRSALTGRAARSIQSLAITESNYAIAVDVLKEKFDCHRQICMRHLDLLLDYPKIVKETPEAIDDFLETFKINIQALENLGDPITSDTVLLKLLTSKLPPAIIRKWQRTLPDKKLPSYKHLIDFLQTRTNGDQTNAPTPMGKGDTYQHTRHRQNARHERTHITDWMWMCPTCKGSHELRYCKVFKAKSATKRLEVVKRASLCINCLGRGHSLTQCTSGSCHMCGQRHHTNLHRALTQVSPRISSDRASSDRYSSGGSTSGRSTSGRSTSGRSTSGRSSGDRSSGGRSPHNRSSKGRSPPGSSQQHFTHRSRRTTEFSRRSTQSTPKDRESHPPHESRASWNKGTDRSSSPKHQSKTRKN